The sequence below is a genomic window from Cucumis melo cultivar AY chromosome 5, USDA_Cmelo_AY_1.0, whole genome shotgun sequence.
aaattataaatcgGGAGTGGAAGATTCAAACCTATTACCTCTTGGTTCTTAGTACATGCATGTGCTAGTTAAGTTGAGTTCTTGTCGGCAACATGTGAGCCAAGGTTAGTAGCAGCCTATGATTTTTTAAGATTGCATACGAGATCCACAACTCACCTAccttgttctttttttaaaagaatccAAACTATACATTTTTTATAAAAGTAATTAGCTTTCTATTTTAAAGTTTTCTTATCATAAATGATTTacttatatgtatatgtgtaattgttaattatatttaaaaatgttcatCTACCAACACTACTTTCTATataattgaaaataatttatttcactACGAATTATGACGACAAATACTGAGTTTAAACACTATTTAACCTGTGGTGTCCtttccaataaaataaaataaaataaaataaatgacacttttaaatatataaaaaaactatttacCAATATCATAAAAATTTagggtattttcaaaaatataaaatcagcaaaatatttataataattttgaaaacggaaaaTACAAAGTACTTAATATATTTGCTACAGgatagatatgactataatttatttttcaattatatcgtttaattttataacgtttaaatttggttaaacgattgtgaataaatctaaactatttttttcaaaatttaatatttattttttttacacgtttattttaaaaaattgaaaaatacgaaagatgatggaaaaaaattaaaaaaaaggaaaggaaaagaagaattatatgaaaaaaatagcaacaggaagatgatgaaaaaaTTGGAAGAAGACTAACGgcgaacaaagaaaaaaaaaagcgaTAGGTCTTTGTTATTATGCAggtaaatagtttgatgttttgtaACAGGAaagtttttctaaaaatttatataatttgatttaagttttttgtttttgctatattttataaataaattattcaTGGGTTatcatataaaaaataaatataataataataataataataaaaaaatttaaaaaaatgaaaaaaacgaGCCACAGAAGGAAATTTGATGCTTTGCGGCGACTCGTCTTCTATAAAAACCCGTAAAACCTGTAAGCATTTCTCTCAACCTCTCACGGCGGCGGACTAGACCGGAGCCATTTCGCCGCCAATGTTGTCAACGTCTCCTCTCCGACGTCTCTCTCCGGCCGTGCCTTCTTTACCTTCTTTCTCTCACCAGCGTCTCTATAATCTCAAACCCTCTCCTATCCTCCCCTGTTTTCGCTCTTTTCCCAAACCCCTTCTTCGAGTTCGAGCCATTGATGCCGCTCAGCCTTATGACTATGAATCCAGAATGGCCTCCCGTTTTCAAAAATCCCAAAAGCTGAAAATTGCCATCATTGGGTTTGGTAATTTCGGTCAATTTCTCGCTAAGACTCTTGTTCTTCAAGGTCATACCGTTTTGGCTCATTCCCGATCGGACTACTTTGATGTGGCTCGTAAGCTCGGGGTTTCGTTTTTTCCCAACGCGGATGACCTTGCTGAAAAACACCCAGAAGTTATTTTGCTCTGTACATCCATAATTTCGACTGAGAGTGTTCTAAGATCGTTGCCATTGCGGAGATTGAAGAGGAATACATTGGTAGTGGACGTGCTTTCGGTTAAGGAGTTCCCGAAAAGCTTAATGTTGGAGTTACTACCTGTGGATTTTGATATAATTTGTTCTCACCCGATGTTTGGACCTGAAAGCGGTGCGAATGGATGGAATGATCTTTTCTTTGTTTATGAGAAGGTTAGAATTGGGTCGGAGGAATCCAGAGTTTCTCGTTGTGAGAAATTTTTGAGTATTTTTGAGAAAGAGGGTTGCAAAATGGTGGAGATGAGCTGTGAGGACCATGATGTATATGCGGCTGAATCGCAATTCATTACACATACTGTTGGGAGAATTTTGGGTGAGTTAAAGTTGGAATCTACACCGATTAATACTAAAGGGTATGAGACTATATTGAATTTAGTGAAGAATACTGTTGCAGATAGCTTTGATTTGTATTACGGTTTGTTTGTGTATAATAAGAATTCATTagagatgatgaagaagttGGGTTTGGCTTTTCAAGAATTGAATCAAGAGCTTTGTTCGCGGTTGCATGAAGTGGTGAGGAAGCAATTGTTTGAAAGTGCAGAGAAATTGCGTACTCGGCCTGAAATTCCTTCTCAGAATGGAGCTTCTCTTGCATTGACAACTTATTCAGAGGCTACAAGGCAAGGTCCCTGAGCCTTTCATTTTAATGATGCTTAGAATGTGCTTTTGTTCTTTGGTTCAACAAAAACTTCTGATGGGTTTGGTGTTGTATGATTGTTCTTTAGTTGGTGTGCAGTTTTCATATAAAGCTTTTGGGTTTATGTGCTAATGGTGTGCAGACTTTCGATATCGCATTTTCCGGAAAAGGGCAATTTTTTGCGACATCCTAGTCTCTTTGCTATATTGGGATGCTTGGCTGGAGAGAAACAATATGATTTTTAGAGAGATGGATAGTGGATTGTGAGATAGGTGGTGAGGTTTATGGCATTTCTATGACTGGGATTAAGTTACGAGGTCCTTTTGTATTTATGATCTCTGCTTGATTTTGTGGATTGGAGTCCCTTCTCGTAGTTTTTGGGTTTCCTTTTGTTGGGATTATTTTTTGGTTTGCTCTTGTATATTCTTTCAACAAGGTAGGAGAGTtgcaaattaattttctatAAGGATGTTCAGGCTAGTTAAATAGTTTGAAGATGCTGATTGTTTCTATCCTCATAGATGTCCTGAATTGTTTGTGATATATGTATTATGAATGATTTGGATTGCGATTTGTTCATAAAGAGACGAAAGTAGAGAAAAAATTGTGCTTTTCTTTGTAACTCATGCTTCAGAAGAATAAAACCTCTCTATATTTCTTTCAGGTTTCAAGACTTATCTCCAACTAATGACACCAAACCTTCAAAACCTGAGGAAAACTCAAAGCTCAAAATTGCTATTGTGGGATTTGGTAACTTCGGTCAATTTCTTTCTAAAACAATGGTAAAGCAGGGCCACCATGTGTTAGCCTACTCGAGATCAGACTACTCAGATGTGGCTAAGGAGTTGGGTGTTTCTTACTTCTCTGATATAGATGATTTATGTGAAGAACATCCAGAAGTAGTTCTTCTCTGCACTTCCATTCTTTCAACAGAGAAAGTTCTCAGATCCATACCTTTTCAGAGATTGAAGAGAAATACTTTGTTTGTTGATGTACTTTCTGTGAAAGAAGCTCCAAGAAAAttgtttcttcaaattttaCCCCAAGAGTTTGACATCCTCTGCACCCATCCCATGTTTGGGCCAGAGAGTGGTAAGAATGGATGGAACGATCTTTCCTTTGTTTATGATAAGGTTCGAGTAGGAAATGAGGAGTCAAGAGCATACCGTTGCAATTGCTTTCTCGATATATTTTCGAGTGAAGGGTGTCGAATGGTGGAAATGTCGTGCTATGATCACGACCGACATGCTGCAGGGTCACAGTTCATTACTCATACAGTGGGGAGGGTTTTAGAAAAGATGAATTTGAGCTCTACACCAGTCAACACCCAAGGTTATAATACCGTGTTAGATTTGGTGTCAAATACTTCTGGAGATAGCTTTGATCTTTACTATGGTCTGTTTCTGTACAATGCAAATGCCATGGAACAACTTGATAGATTGTTCCTAGCTTTTGAAGCAGTGAACAAGCTGCTCTTTGGGCGTTTACACGATGTTCTCCGGAAGCAACTTTTCGAG
It includes:
- the LOC103496957 gene encoding arogenate dehydrogenase 1, chloroplastic is translated as MLSTSPLRRLSPAVPSLPSFSHQRLYNLKPSPILPCFRSFPKPLLRVRAIDAAQPYDYESRMASRFQKSQKLKIAIIGFGNFGQFLAKTLVLQGHTVLAHSRSDYFDVARKLGVSFFPNADDLAEKHPEVILLCTSIISTESVLRSLPLRRLKRNTLVVDVLSVKEFPKSLMLELLPVDFDIICSHPMFGPESGANGWNDLFFVYEKVRIGSEESRVSRCEKFLSIFEKEGCKMVEMSCEDHDVYAAESQFITHTVGRILGELKLESTPINTKGYETILNLVKNTVADSFDLYYGLFVYNKNSLEMMKKLGLAFQELNQELCSRLHEVVRKQLFESAEKLRTRPEIPSQNGASLALTTYSEATRFQDLSPTNDTKPSKPEENSKLKIAIVGFGNFGQFLSKTMVKQGHHVLAYSRSDYSDVAKELGVSYFSDIDDLCEEHPEVVLLCTSILSTEKVLRSIPFQRLKRNTLFVDVLSVKEAPRKLFLQILPQEFDILCTHPMFGPESGKNGWNDLSFVYDKVRVGNEESRAYRCNCFLDIFSSEGCRMVEMSCYDHDRHAAGSQFITHTVGRVLEKMNLSSTPVNTQGYNTVLDLVSNTSGDSFDLYYGLFLYNANAMEQLDRLFLAFEAVNKLLFGRLHDVLRKQLFENKQGNINAQEDPMMKPYQNSTALLTLPDSRELH